One window of Silvimonas iriomotensis genomic DNA carries:
- a CDS encoding MFS transporter codes for MRALTAFYYRQKPDLASAAFLVVAFLTGTAGALQVPTLSLFLSNEVGVRPLLVGTFYTVSAIIGILISQWLAHHSDKGINRRMLIVWCCLLGMLGCVLFAFDRHYLLLITVGVVLGSFGGTGNPQVFALAREHADHSGREAVMFNSIMRAQISLAWVVGPPLAFALAIGYGFPAMYLGAAAAFLGCALIVWKVLPDLPARKHHAAANAPRVSWWRDPQVRLLFIGCTLMWTCNSMYLITMPLYITRDLGLPERTVGILMGTAAALEIPAMLIAGYYTRRFGKRSMMRFATGAGVLFYICMTLISNEYAMIAMQLLNAIFIGIIAGIGMLYFQDVMPGQVGMATTLFATSTRTGSIVAGAVAGSVAELWGYHAVFYVAVLSVCTALFCCFRMKDV; via the coding sequence ATGCGCGCCCTGACCGCCTTTTATTACAGGCAAAAGCCTGATCTTGCTTCCGCCGCTTTCCTGGTGGTGGCGTTTCTCACCGGTACTGCCGGTGCGTTACAAGTCCCTACACTGAGCCTGTTCCTGAGCAATGAAGTCGGTGTGCGTCCCTTGCTGGTCGGCACCTTCTACACGGTCAGCGCCATCATCGGCATTCTGATCAGCCAGTGGCTGGCGCATCACTCCGACAAGGGCATCAACCGCCGCATGCTGATTGTGTGGTGCTGTTTGCTGGGCATGCTGGGCTGCGTGCTGTTTGCGTTTGATCGCCACTACCTGTTGCTGATTACCGTCGGCGTGGTGCTGGGCAGCTTTGGCGGCACCGGCAACCCGCAAGTGTTTGCGCTGGCGCGTGAGCATGCCGACCACTCCGGCCGTGAAGCCGTCATGTTCAATTCCATCATGCGGGCGCAGATTTCACTGGCCTGGGTCGTCGGCCCGCCGCTGGCCTTTGCGCTGGCGATTGGTTATGGCTTTCCGGCCATGTATCTGGGTGCGGCGGCGGCCTTTCTGGGCTGTGCGCTGATTGTCTGGAAAGTGCTGCCAGACTTGCCCGCACGCAAGCATCACGCCGCCGCCAATGCCCCGCGGGTAAGCTGGTGGCGTGACCCGCAAGTGCGGCTTTTGTTTATTGGCTGCACCTTGATGTGGACCTGCAACAGCATGTACCTGATCACCATGCCGCTCTATATCACGCGGGATCTGGGCCTGCCGGAACGCACGGTCGGCATTCTCATGGGCACTGCTGCGGCGCTGGAAATCCCCGCCATGCTGATCGCCGGTTATTACACGCGGCGTTTCGGCAAACGCAGCATGATGCGTTTTGCCACTGGCGCCGGCGTGCTGTTCTACATCTGCATGACGTTGATCTCCAACGAATACGCCATGATTGCCATGCAGCTGCTCAATGCCATTTTCATCGGCATCATCGCCGGGATCGGCATGTTGTATTTCCAGGATGTCATGCCCGGCCAGGTCGGCATGGCGACCACGCTGTTTGCCACCAGCACGCGGACGGGCTCGATTGTTGCCGGCGCGGTGGCCGGTTCGGTGGCCGAGCTGTGGGGTTATCACGCAGTGTTTTATGTGGCGGTGCTCAGCGTCTGTACCGCCTTGTTCTGTTGTTTCCGCATGAAGGATGTCTGA